From Methanobacterium sp. Maddingley MBC34, one genomic window encodes:
- a CDS encoding serine-pyruvate aminotransferase/archaeal aspartate aminotransferase (PFAM: Aminotransferase class-V), whose amino-acid sequence MDETLLMIPGPTRVAPRVLKAMSENIVNHRSALFGEILTETNQMMSEVFQTENQSYLITGSGTAAMEAALANTISKGDRVLNIVGGKFGQRFMQITETHKGVPVQLEVEWGHGVNPDDVRYILEEEEDIKAVTIVHNETSTGVANPIDEVGKIMQDYDALYIVDTVSSLGGDDVFVDGYGIDICVTGSQKCLAAPPGIAAVTFSDDAWDVVDKTDNQTYYLNMKKYRKSGSATPPETPYTPAVSLIYAMQEALRVIMEEGLEERVKRHKLAAEATRNGVTALGLELFAQKEVASTTVTSIKMPEGITDKELRGTMRERYRIELAGGQDHLKGNVFRIGHMGNITHREIISTIAALEMTMQGLGLDVEIGEGVAAVADTYLAQ is encoded by the coding sequence ATGGATGAAACTTTACTGATGATTCCCGGACCCACCCGTGTGGCCCCCAGGGTCCTGAAGGCCATGTCAGAAAACATTGTTAACCACAGAAGTGCCCTTTTCGGTGAAATACTCACTGAAACCAACCAGATGATGTCTGAAGTATTCCAGACTGAAAATCAATCTTACCTTATCACTGGCTCCGGAACCGCAGCCATGGAGGCCGCCCTGGCCAACACCATCAGCAAGGGAGACCGTGTTTTAAACATCGTTGGAGGCAAATTCGGACAGAGATTCATGCAGATCACCGAAACCCACAAAGGTGTTCCAGTACAACTGGAAGTGGAATGGGGACACGGTGTGAACCCTGATGATGTGCGTTACATCCTGGAAGAGGAAGAAGATATTAAAGCAGTGACTATTGTGCACAACGAAACATCCACCGGTGTGGCCAATCCCATAGATGAAGTGGGTAAGATAATGCAGGACTACGATGCCCTGTACATTGTGGATACTGTATCATCCCTAGGTGGGGATGATGTGTTCGTGGACGGATATGGAATTGATATCTGTGTCACTGGTTCTCAGAAGTGCCTGGCTGCACCTCCAGGTATTGCTGCTGTAACCTTCAGTGATGATGCATGGGATGTGGTGGATAAAACTGATAATCAGACTTACTACCTTAACATGAAAAAGTACAGGAAGAGCGGATCCGCAACACCCCCTGAAACACCTTACACTCCAGCAGTTTCACTGATCTATGCCATGCAAGAAGCTCTAAGGGTGATCATGGAAGAAGGTCTGGAAGAAAGAGTTAAAAGACACAAACTCGCAGCTGAAGCCACCAGAAATGGTGTTACTGCCCTAGGACTCGAATTATTCGCCCAGAAAGAAGTTGCCAGTACCACAGTAACATCAATTAAGATGCCAGAAGGAATAACCGACAAGGAACTTCGTGGCACCATGAGAGAACGCTACCGGATTGAACTGGCCGGAGGTCAGGACCATCTTAAAGGTAATGTGTTCCGTATTGGTCACATGGGTAACATAACCCACCGCGAGATAATCAGCACCATTGCTGCCCTGGAAATGACCATGCAGGGATTGGGACTAGATGTTGAGATTGGAGAAGGTGTGGCTGCTGTGGCAGACACTTACCTGGCACAATAA
- a CDS encoding putative Rossmann fold enzyme (PFAM: Protein of unknown function DUF115), which translates to MELTLWMQWYQLILEDFGFKKEDDELSAEILNNIIDDFGALTPQDIDINEKVIVFGAGPSLKSNLVDLKHLDLGEFTLIAADGATTALLEEGLVPDIIVTDLDGRIDDIMNANQKGSILVVHAHGNNHEQIERYTPKLVNVLGTTQSKPLSSVYNFGGFTDGDRCVFLAMALGARVIVLSGMDFGKTVTHYSRPDQQDGPADKIKVKKLQWAKKLVQWAVVNSDIQFLNISGGEKLEGVVDVDPGDILNG; encoded by the coding sequence ATGGAACTGACCCTCTGGATGCAATGGTACCAACTCATCCTGGAAGACTTCGGCTTCAAAAAAGAGGATGATGAACTCTCTGCAGAAATATTAAACAATATAATAGATGATTTTGGTGCTCTTACGCCACAAGACATTGATATTAATGAAAAAGTTATTGTTTTTGGGGCTGGTCCTTCTTTAAAGTCCAATCTGGTTGATTTGAAGCACTTGGATCTGGGGGAATTCACACTCATAGCTGCTGATGGAGCAACTACTGCGCTGTTAGAAGAAGGTCTGGTACCAGATATTATAGTAACAGACCTGGATGGGAGAATCGATGATATAATGAATGCCAACCAGAAAGGTTCGATCCTGGTGGTGCATGCCCATGGAAACAACCATGAACAGATTGAAAGATACACACCTAAACTGGTAAATGTACTGGGAACCACCCAGAGCAAACCACTTTCCAGTGTTTACAACTTTGGAGGTTTCACCGATGGTGACCGTTGTGTTTTCCTGGCAATGGCTCTGGGAGCACGGGTCATAGTATTATCTGGTATGGATTTCGGGAAAACAGTCACCCACTACTCCCGACCAGACCAGCAAGATGGTCCTGCAGATAAGATAAAGGTGAAAAAGCTCCAGTGGGCCAAAAAACTGGTGCAATGGGCAGTTGTTAATTCAGATATTCAGTTTTTGAATATTTCTGGAGGGGAAAAATTGGAAGGTGTGGTGGATGTGGATCCTGGAGATATACTAAATGGTTGA
- a CDS encoding orc1/cdc6 family replication initiation protein (TIGRFAM: orc1/cdc6 family replication initiation protein) — MIFFKLKIQVTSTVLQIIIQNVNLSNKWGRIMPGRVEDILMGEETLFKNITAFNPDYIPENYLHRESQMEALALCLRPGLKGGKPVNSVVMGSPATGKTTAVRKIFEMVEGRSEKLVCAYVNCQLYNTRFNIFSQIYQHIFGHIPPETGVPFSRIYGEIMKRLANEGKALVVALDDINHLFYSKNANQILYDILRAHEVFPGVRTGVFAIISDIEFRYMLDKNVGSVFIPQEIIFDPYTFQEIRDILHDRVKVGFYPSVLSDDLLDEITEATISTGDLRVGIDLLRTSGNFAEADASRTIQKEHLERAMQDFDSHHLQDTINKLSGDEKNLLRLIVKVDDDITAGSLFNLLKEETPHEGKDSDSKRNSISYASFDRALKKLEFVRLIDTRFTGKGVRGNSRLVILRFDAEEIGRVLD, encoded by the coding sequence TTGATATTTTTTAAACTAAAAATTCAAGTTACCAGTACTGTATTACAAATTATTATTCAGAATGTGAATCTAAGTAACAAATGGGGTAGAATCATGCCAGGTCGTGTAGAAGATATTTTAATGGGCGAAGAAACTCTTTTCAAGAATATAACTGCTTTTAATCCGGATTACATTCCCGAAAATTATCTGCACCGGGAATCACAAATGGAAGCTCTGGCTTTGTGTCTTAGGCCTGGATTAAAAGGGGGTAAACCGGTTAATAGTGTGGTTATGGGGTCTCCTGCCACTGGTAAAACCACTGCCGTTCGTAAAATATTTGAGATGGTGGAAGGGCGGTCAGAGAAGCTGGTCTGTGCCTATGTTAACTGTCAGCTTTATAACACTCGTTTTAATATTTTCTCACAGATATACCAGCACATTTTCGGCCACATACCCCCGGAAACTGGTGTCCCCTTTTCACGTATTTATGGGGAAATAATGAAAAGACTGGCCAACGAGGGAAAAGCACTGGTGGTTGCCCTGGACGATATTAACCACCTTTTTTACAGTAAAAATGCTAATCAAATACTTTATGACATACTACGTGCTCATGAAGTTTTCCCGGGGGTTCGGACTGGTGTTTTTGCCATAATATCCGACATAGAATTTCGGTATATGTTGGATAAAAATGTGGGTTCTGTTTTCATCCCCCAGGAGATAATATTTGACCCTTATACCTTCCAGGAGATCAGGGACATACTCCATGACCGGGTTAAGGTGGGTTTTTATCCATCAGTCTTATCAGATGATCTTTTGGATGAGATCACCGAGGCCACTATTTCTACCGGGGATTTAAGAGTTGGTATTGATTTATTACGTACTAGTGGGAACTTTGCTGAGGCTGATGCCTCTCGCACAATTCAGAAAGAACACTTAGAGAGAGCAATGCAGGATTTTGACTCCCATCATCTTCAGGATACTATAAATAAATTATCAGGAGATGAAAAAAATCTTTTAAGGTTAATAGTTAAAGTTGATGATGATATCACAGCAGGAAGTCTTTTCAATCTCCTTAAAGAAGAAACTCCTCATGAAGGAAAAGATTCAGATTCCAAAAGAAATTCCATTAGTTATGCTTCTTTTGACAGGGCACTTAAGAAACTGGAATTTGTAAGGTTAATTGACACCAGATTCACGGGAAAAGGAGTGAGAGGTAACTCTCGTCTTGTAATACTTCGTTTTGATGCGGAAGAGATTGGAAGAGTATTGGATTGA
- a CDS encoding AAA family ATPase, CDC48 subfamily (PFAM: Cell division protein 48 (CDC48), N-terminal domain; ATPase family associated with various cellular activities (AAA); Cell division protein 48 (CDC48), domain 2~TIGRFAM: AAA family ATPase, CDC48 subfamily; 26S proteasome subunit P45 family) produces MPDSGEIELRVAEALQQDVGKGMVRIDHELMTKIGASPGDIVEIIGKRTTGAIAGNSYPADVGLDIIRMDGLTRSNAGTSIGEMITIRKAQPRMASKVVIAPAAKGMRIMASGDIIKRNLMGRAVTRGDVLALVSPRRTKETLREFPGSEDIFREFFEATTPFSLGEIKFTVVSTNPAGLVRINDTTVVEVRPEAVEVMEKKVPDVTYDDVGGLKREISKVREMIELPLRHPEIFDRLGIDPPKGVLLHGAPGTGKTLLAKAVASESGSNFVAINGPEVMSKFVGEAEKKIREIFEEAAENAPTVIFIDEIDAIAPKREEVTGEVERRVVAQILALMDGLKERGKVIVIGATNRPDALDQALRRPGRFDREIELRVPDREGRMEILEIHTRAMPLSDDVDIGELAETTHGFVGADLAALCREAAMNALRRVLPDIDLQEQRIAPEILEKLFVTSNDFIDSMKSISPSALREVFIEVPNVHWGDIGGLEELKESLKEVVEWPLSNISSFQRIGIQPSKGILLFGPPGTGKTLLTKAVATESKANFISVKGSEILSKWFGESERKIAEIFKKAKQASPCIIFFDEIDAIAPIRGSAAGEPRVTERMVNTILSEMDGLEELRGVVVIGATNRPDLMDPALLRPGRFDEVVLVPPPDENARREILRVHVGHMALDDDVKLKELAKKTEGYTGADIEVLCRKAGMIALHEDMNIQKVSYRHFKAALNKINPSTTPKTREYYEQIARELGRGLEPKKVREEFPREVA; encoded by the coding sequence TTGCCTGATAGTGGAGAAATAGAGCTGAGAGTTGCCGAAGCACTGCAACAGGATGTAGGCAAAGGAATGGTACGAATAGACCATGAATTGATGACTAAAATCGGAGCATCTCCCGGTGACATAGTGGAAATAATCGGTAAAAGAACCACAGGTGCCATTGCCGGAAACTCCTACCCTGCAGATGTGGGACTGGATATCATACGTATGGACGGACTCACCCGTTCCAATGCAGGAACATCCATTGGAGAAATGATCACCATACGCAAAGCACAGCCCAGAATGGCCAGTAAAGTTGTAATTGCCCCGGCAGCCAAGGGAATGCGTATAATGGCCTCAGGAGATATCATCAAAAGAAACCTCATGGGAAGAGCAGTCACCAGGGGAGATGTGCTGGCCCTGGTATCTCCCAGAAGAACCAAAGAAACATTAAGGGAATTCCCAGGTTCTGAAGACATATTTAGAGAATTTTTCGAAGCCACAACACCATTTTCACTTGGAGAAATTAAATTCACCGTGGTATCCACCAATCCTGCCGGACTGGTACGCATCAACGACACAACCGTGGTGGAAGTACGACCCGAAGCAGTGGAGGTCATGGAAAAAAAAGTCCCAGATGTAACCTACGATGATGTGGGTGGACTTAAAAGGGAAATATCAAAGGTCAGGGAAATGATAGAACTCCCCCTCCGCCACCCTGAAATATTCGACCGCCTGGGAATTGATCCACCAAAAGGAGTACTCTTACACGGTGCCCCTGGTACTGGGAAGACACTGCTGGCAAAGGCAGTGGCCAGTGAGAGTGGATCCAATTTTGTGGCCATTAACGGACCAGAAGTCATGAGCAAGTTCGTGGGAGAAGCTGAAAAGAAAATACGCGAAATATTCGAAGAAGCAGCTGAAAATGCTCCCACAGTGATATTCATTGATGAAATAGATGCCATAGCTCCTAAAAGGGAAGAAGTCACTGGTGAAGTTGAACGGAGAGTGGTAGCTCAGATACTGGCCCTTATGGACGGGCTGAAAGAAAGGGGAAAAGTAATTGTAATCGGCGCAACCAACCGGCCTGATGCCCTGGACCAGGCCCTGCGCAGACCCGGACGTTTCGACAGGGAAATAGAGTTACGTGTTCCTGATCGAGAAGGACGAATGGAGATCCTGGAGATACACACCCGTGCAATGCCCTTATCTGATGACGTAGACATAGGGGAACTGGCAGAAACCACCCATGGATTTGTAGGCGCAGATCTGGCAGCACTATGCAGAGAAGCAGCAATGAATGCTTTAAGAAGAGTTCTGCCTGATATAGACTTGCAAGAGCAGCGTATAGCTCCAGAAATTCTGGAGAAACTCTTTGTAACCAGCAATGATTTCATAGATTCCATGAAATCCATCAGCCCCTCTGCACTCCGCGAAGTATTCATCGAGGTGCCCAACGTCCACTGGGGAGATATCGGTGGACTGGAAGAACTCAAAGAAAGCTTGAAAGAAGTGGTGGAATGGCCCTTAAGTAATATATCCTCTTTCCAGCGCATTGGTATACAACCATCAAAGGGAATTCTTTTATTCGGTCCTCCTGGAACTGGAAAAACATTACTCACCAAAGCTGTGGCCACAGAATCAAAGGCCAACTTCATATCAGTTAAAGGATCAGAAATCCTAAGCAAATGGTTTGGCGAATCAGAAAGAAAGATCGCTGAGATATTCAAAAAAGCCAAACAAGCATCCCCCTGTATAATTTTCTTTGATGAAATAGACGCCATCGCGCCTATTAGAGGATCAGCGGCTGGAGAACCCAGAGTCACTGAACGTATGGTCAATACCATCCTCTCCGAGATGGATGGTCTGGAAGAACTCAGGGGGGTGGTGGTTATAGGGGCAACCAACCGACCTGATCTCATGGACCCTGCACTCCTGCGTCCTGGAAGATTCGATGAGGTGGTACTGGTACCTCCTCCTGATGAAAATGCTAGAAGGGAAATTTTAAGGGTTCACGTGGGGCACATGGCACTGGATGATGATGTAAAACTGAAAGAACTTGCCAAAAAAACCGAAGGATATACAGGGGCAGATATAGAGGTTTTGTGCCGTAAAGCAGGTATGATAGCACTCCATGAAGATATGAATATTCAGAAAGTATCTTACCGACACTTTAAAGCTGCTTTAAATAAAATAAACCCCTCAACCACCCCTAAAACCAGGGAGTATTATGAGCAAATAGCCAGGGAACTGGGCAGGGGATTGGAACCTAAAAAAGTACGAGAGGAATTCCCCCGCGAAGTAGCATAA
- a CDS encoding hypothetical protein (PFAM: Archease protein family (DUF101/UPF0211)): MDNKNTQDKFEFFDVTADVGFRAHGKNLDDAFQNAALATFEVMTDTSQIKKVVKREIMVESEDEKALLYDWLSELLFLHDYEGLVFSQFKVSINQKDAETFSLHAEACGEKFNQKTHEVRDEVKAVTFHLMEINKEKNGCTLQVILDT, from the coding sequence GTGGATAATAAAAATACTCAAGATAAGTTTGAATTTTTTGATGTAACAGCTGATGTGGGATTCAGGGCTCATGGTAAGAATTTGGATGATGCTTTCCAGAACGCAGCCCTTGCTACCTTTGAAGTCATGACTGACACATCCCAGATAAAAAAAGTAGTTAAAAGAGAAATTATGGTGGAATCCGAGGACGAAAAAGCCCTGCTTTATGACTGGCTCAGTGAATTGCTCTTCCTCCATGATTATGAGGGCCTGGTTTTTTCCCAGTTCAAAGTTAGCATAAATCAAAAGGATGCCGAAACCTTCAGCCTGCATGCTGAGGCATGCGGTGAAAAGTTCAACCAAAAAACTCATGAAGTAAGAGACGAGGTTAAAGCAGTCACCTTCCATTTAATGGAAATTAATAAGGAAAAAAATGGGTGTACCTTGCAAGTGATTTTAGATACTTAA
- a CDS encoding Protein of unknown function (DUF2927) (PFAM: Matrixin; Protein of unknown function (DUF2927)), whose product MPFLVCTKCRGYYQLQEGESPDDFQDKCQCGGDLEYIESMNMDTLEETDLEEAENQESQYNFQSPQNHDNQGLIGNFDVEDDDEKEFAADAGIVQPIENNKRSLSVNLFRISAVMVVMALLIISLGVITSKSDNYSVFNFNVYEKYSDEEINTFMESAFSPNDYGNSYDNVGKWNLNVVRIRVMGSPTSEDLKTLDKAINDINTNVKDFRLEINDKNQMEPDMEIYFIPHSEFTQYSVNPSEVDGFALWRVSTSDIYGGNSAGEIYKARVFIGIDGLSQDRRSHVIVHELAHGLGLHHNTNQNSVLCVNGPDLTEFSDLDKTMMRILYRKDILPYMSRNQVETILNNSRENFF is encoded by the coding sequence ATGCCGTTTCTGGTTTGTACTAAATGTAGGGGATATTACCAGCTTCAGGAAGGAGAATCTCCTGATGACTTTCAGGATAAATGCCAGTGTGGTGGCGATCTAGAATATATTGAATCCATGAATATGGACACCCTGGAAGAAACGGATTTGGAAGAGGCAGAGAATCAGGAAAGTCAATATAATTTTCAGAGCCCTCAAAATCATGACAATCAGGGTCTAATTGGTAATTTTGATGTTGAAGATGATGATGAAAAGGAATTTGCTGCTGATGCAGGGATTGTTCAACCAATTGAGAATAATAAAAGATCCCTATCTGTAAATCTTTTCAGAATAAGTGCAGTGATGGTAGTAATGGCCCTATTAATCATATCTCTTGGTGTAATCACCAGTAAAAGTGATAATTACAGTGTATTCAACTTCAATGTATATGAAAAATACAGTGATGAAGAGATTAACACCTTCATGGAAAGTGCTTTCAGCCCCAATGATTATGGAAACAGTTATGATAATGTGGGTAAGTGGAACCTCAACGTGGTCCGAATAAGAGTTATGGGTTCACCAACCTCCGAGGATCTTAAAACTCTTGATAAGGCCATCAATGATATAAATACCAATGTTAAAGATTTTCGACTTGAAATTAACGATAAAAACCAGATGGAACCCGATATGGAAATTTACTTCATTCCCCACTCTGAATTCACTCAGTACTCTGTTAATCCCTCCGAAGTTGATGGTTTTGCTCTGTGGAGGGTAAGCACCAGTGATATTTATGGTGGTAACTCTGCAGGTGAAATATACAAAGCCAGGGTCTTCATTGGTATTGATGGGCTGAGTCAGGATCGTCGTTCCCATGTTATTGTCCATGAACTGGCCCACGGTCTTGGATTGCACCATAACACCAATCAAAATAGTGTGCTGTGCGTTAATGGTCCTGATTTGACTGAATTTTCAGATTTAGATAAGACCATGATGCGAATACTCTACCGTAAAGATATACTGCCTTACATGTCCAGAAACCAGGTTGAAACCATTCTAAATAACTCAAGAGAAAACTTTTTTTAA